From a region of the Nonlabens dokdonensis DSW-6 genome:
- a CDS encoding Sec-independent protein translocase subunit TatA/TatB — translation MKMIPLFISTPELMIVGLVVILVFGSDKLPEIARGLGKAMKTVRNATDDIKHEITKSADEHGFTKDVTEITKKIEEVKDQIEDSGSIKRKF, via the coding sequence ATGAAAATGATCCCTTTATTTATCAGCACGCCAGAGCTTATGATTGTAGGCTTGGTGGTGATTTTGGTTTTTGGTTCAGACAAGTTGCCTGAGATCGCTAGAGGTCTCGGTAAAGCTATGAAAACAGTGCGCAATGCTACTGATGATATCAAGCACGAGATTACTAAAAGTGCAGACGAACACGGTTTTACAAAAGACGTAACAGAAATCACCAAAAAAATTGAAGAGGTTAAGGATCAAATAGAAGATTCTGGCTCCATAAAACGCAAATTCTAA
- a CDS encoding phosphatase PAP2 family protein, giving the protein MWEQLVEIDQQLFRWINNLWIGKFHSFWLFVTQIQNWFFLYLVFFFLLFKKFEKPTRYLAMVMIPVVVIISLSLTNLVKNGVERLRPNNEPLLMDSIQVLLQPENFSFWSGPSAVSFAVTTFVVHALRSRNATKWIYLFYLWPFTFAFSRIFVGVHYPADITVGMLVGLFLGWISFVLFAKMTRTLHHTA; this is encoded by the coding sequence ATGTGGGAGCAGCTTGTAGAAATTGATCAACAATTATTCAGGTGGATCAATAATTTATGGATAGGAAAGTTTCATAGTTTTTGGCTTTTTGTTACCCAAATTCAAAATTGGTTTTTTCTATACCTTGTTTTCTTTTTCCTGCTGTTCAAAAAATTTGAAAAACCTACTCGTTATCTGGCAATGGTAATGATTCCAGTGGTAGTTATTATCAGTTTATCCTTGACTAATTTGGTAAAAAATGGCGTAGAGCGTTTACGTCCTAATAATGAGCCGCTTTTAATGGACAGCATCCAAGTGTTGCTCCAACCAGAAAATTTTAGTTTTTGGTCTGGTCCTAGTGCAGTAAGTTTTGCAGTAACAACTTTTGTGGTTCATGCGTTGCGATCTAGGAATGCTACCAAGTGGATTTACTTATTCTATTTATGGCCATTCACTTTTGCTTTTTCTAGAATATTTGTAGGCGTACATTACCCAGCAGATATTACCGTAGGAATGCTAGTTGGATTATTTCTAGGATGGATAAGTTTTGTGCTCTTTGCAAAAATGACAAGAACACTACATCACACGGCTTAA